In one Populus nigra chromosome 12, ddPopNigr1.1, whole genome shotgun sequence genomic region, the following are encoded:
- the LOC133668932 gene encoding phenylalanine N-monooxygenase CYP79D16-like, whose translation MEYLAATSFTTLLSFPASLLVLAIILFYFFQSHKNVKKHPLPPGPKPWPIVGCLPTMLRNKPVYRWIHNLMKEMNTEIACIRLGNVHVIPVICPDIACEFLKAQDNTFASRPHTMTTNLISRGYLTTALSPSGDQWNKMKKVLMTHVLSPKKHQWLYSKRVEEADHLVHYVYNQCKKSAHQGGIVNLRTAAQHYCANVTRKMLFNKRFFGEGMKDGGPGFEEEEYVDAFFSCLNHIYAFCISDFLPSLIGLDLDGHEKVVIENHRIINKYHDPIIHERVQQWKDGAKKDTEDLLDILITLKDPDGNPLLSKDEIKAQITEIMTAAVDNPSNACEWAFAEMLNQPEILEKATQELDRVVGKERLVQESDFAHLNYVKACAREAFRLHPVAPLNLPHVSAADTTVANYFIPKGSYVLLSRLGLGRNPKVWDEPLKFKPERHLNEMEKVVLTENNLRFISFSTGKRGCIGVTLGTSMTTMLFARLLQAFTWSLPPRQSSIDLTIAEDSMALAKPLCALAKPRLPPQVYPGY comes from the exons ATGGAATATCTTGCTGCAACTTCCTTCACAACCCTATTAAGCTTCCCTGCTTCACTTCTTGTCTTAGCAATCATACTGTTTTACTTCTTCCAATCCCATAAGAATGTCAAGAAACACCCATTGCCTCCCGGTCCAAAACCATGGCCTATTGTTGGATGCCTCCCTACCATGCTCCGAAACAAGCCAGTGTATCGATGGATACACAATCTCATGAAAGAAATGAACACTGAAATAGCTTGTATCCGTTTAGGAAATGTTCATGTGATTCCTGTCATTTGTCCTGATATTGCTTGTGAATTCTTAAAAGCACAAGATAATACCTTTGCATCTAGACCTCATACCATGACCACAAATCTCATCTCGAGAGGGTACTTAACAACAGCTCTCTCTCCCTCTGGAGACCAAtggaataaaatgaagaaagttCTTATGACTCATGTACTTTCTCCTAAAAAACATCAGTGGCTTTATAGCAAAAGAGTTGAAGAAGCTGATCACCTTGTTCATTACGTGTATAACCAGTGCAAGAAGTCTGCGCATCAAGGTGGCATTGTGAATTTGAGAACTGCTGCCCAGCACTACTGTGCAAATGTGACTAGGAAGATGCTGTTCAACAAGAGGTTTTTTGGGGAGGGAATGAAAGATGGTGGACCTGGTTTTGAGGAAGAGGAGTATGTGGATGCATTTTTCAGTTGCCTTAATCATATATATGCATTTTGCATCTCGGATTTTTTGCCATCTTTGATAGGGCTTGACTTAGATGGGCATGAGAAGGTGGTGATAGAGAATCATAGGATCATCAATAAATACCATGATCCCATAATCCATGAGAGGGTTCAACAATGGAAGGATGGTGCAAAGAAGGATACGGAGGACTTGCTTGATATTTTAATTACCCTAAAAGATCCTGATGGCAATCCCCTGTTGTCAAAAGATGAGATAAAAGCTCAAATTACA GAAATAATGACTGCAGCAGTGGACAATCCATCAAATGCTTGTGAATGGGCATTCGCAGAGATGCTAAACCAACCTGAGATACTTGAAAAGGCTACTCAAGAACTGGATAGAGTGGTCGGAAAGGAGAGACTTGTCCAAGAATCAGACTTTGCGCATCTCAATTACGTTAAGGCATGTGCTAGAGAAGCATTCAGGCTTCACCCTGTTGCACCATTGAACCTTCCTCATGTGTCGGCCGCCGATACAACAGTTGCCAACTACTTCATCCCGAAAGGTTCCTATGTTCTGCTTAGCCGTCTAGGACTGGGCAGAAACCCCAAAGTATGGGATGAGCCGCTCAAGTTCAAGCCGGAGCGCCACCTGAATGAAATGGAGAAGGTGGTGCTGACTGAGAATAATCTGCGATTTATTTCGTTTTCTACAGGAAAACGTGGGTGCATTGGTGTGACACTAGGGACTTCAATGACTACCATGCTATTTGCTAGACTTCTTCAAGCGTTTACTTGGAGTTTACCACCTCGTCAATCCAGCATCGACCTTACCATTGCAGAAGACAGCATGGCTCTTGCAAAACCTCTGTGTGCACTTGCAAAACCACGCTTGCCTCCACAAGTGTATCCCGGATACTGA